ATGACCGGCTGTTGTTGCTGCGCGCGCACGACCCGGCAGAGCCCGACCGCCGCTGGTGGGAGCTGCCCGGCGGTGGCCTGCATCCAAGCGAGACCACCGCCCAGGCATGCCGGCGCGAGCTTGCCGAGGAGACCGGGATCGAGCTGGAGCTGAACGCGGTTGGCCCATGCGTGTGGGTCCGGCAGACTCGCTTCGACTTCCGCGGCCGGCAATACCACCGTCGAGAGTGGGTCCACCTGGCCCGGCTGCCCGAGATCGGCGCGCGAGCACGGGAGCGGACCTGCCACACCGCCAACGAGAAGCTCACGCTGCTGGGTGAGCGCTGGTGGTCGGTCGGGGAGCTGGCCGCGGCAACCGGCGAATGGTTCCTCCCGCCCAGCCTGCCGGCGTTGCTCCCCGACATCCTTGCTGGCCGCTTCGGCGATACCCCGATAGAGCTGAACCGGTAACTCCCGCTGGCACGGCTACTTCACAGGCCCATCGAGCGCTCGGCGTGTCACCCCCGGCGGGCTGCTCCGCATCGACAAGCACGCGGTCAAGGCCGAGACCAACCTGGACGGCAAGGACCTGCTGCGCTCCTCTGACCCCCACCTGTCCGCCGAAGACATCGCGCTTGGCTACAAGCAACTGCTGGAGGTCGAGCGGGGCTGGCGCGACATGAAGCAAGTGATCGACCTGCGGCCGGTCTACCACCGCCTCGAAGACCGCATCCGCGCCCACGTCATCTTGTGCTGGCTGGCGCTGCTGCTGGTCCGCGTCATCGAGACCACCCACCGACGCGACCTGGCCGACCCTGCGCCGCGACCTGGACCGCCTCCACGTCGGCGCCTTCACCGGCCCGGCCGGCACCTTCCGCCAGCGCACCGACCTCACCAAGGCGCAACAAGACATCTTCGCCAAGCTCCAGCTGCCCCCGCCCAAGCAGATCATCGAGCTTGCCACCCACCCCTGACCCGGGCAGACAACCACCCTAGAGACACGCCGTTTCTGCGTTCGATCACACGTTCCCGCAGGTCAACACGACGTTCCGTACTCTAGAGCACCATCACATCTGCGTAACGCAAGGGTGGGAGGGCGAGGGAGGCGGGATGAGGGTTCTGCGGGGTCTTCGACTGGGCGGAGCCAGCACGCGCGGTCACGGGGGATGAAGCGGGCAGCCTCGTATTCCCGCCGGTCCCTGGCGGACCGGCGATCTACCGACTGGTCTTCCAGCGCGCCGACAACCACACCATCTACGTCGGCGAGACGGACAACATGCGGCGCAGGATGGGTAGCAGAGCCCGGCCGCGACCAGTCCCTTCCTCTCCTACAGCGAACTCGGCTCTATGCTCGACGAGGGCCGTCGAAGCTCTACAACGCCCTGTCGTCCGTCCTCGGGCTCGACGAGCTGCGCACCGAGCCCGGAGAGACCCTGCCCGGCTGGTATGCCGAATTGACCCGCCCTCTGCCCTCGGAGGGAGTGATCTGATGGCCGATGCGACCGGCTTCTTCGTGCAGTTCCCGCACCCCGGCGGCGAGCACAACCCGCCGGCCGACGACATGCCGTGGAACACGGCCAAGCACCGCCGCAAGTTCCTCATCGCCTCCGGCCGCTACCTCGACGGCGACGACCACATCCGCAAGGCAAAGCTCGGCTTCTGGGCAGAGTGGGAGCCTCCCTCGCGGGTGGAACGGCGCTGGCCCGCCTCCGGCCAGCTGCCTCGGGCGCTGCACCGCCCCTACTGGGTCGAATTCGTTCCGGCACGCCGCGCGGACACGGCCGACCCCCGCCTCCCCGGCCGCCGGTACAACTGCCCGGCATGATCAACCCGTCCAACTGGCGGAGCGCCTGGGGCTCCAAGCGTCCGCTGCCGATGGACACCCTCCGCGCCTCCTGGGAGGTGGTACGCCACCAGATCCTCGCCGCCGACCTACTGCTCGCTGTCCGGCTTCAGACTCCCGACCGCGACAGAAACAGCGACTGGCAGTTGCGGTAGTCGTACTCGTTGACCACGGGACTGTCGCTCATCGTGTTCCTCCGTCCGGTCCCGCCGCTCCCGAATGCAGCTCGCTTGATCCTCCCACCCGCCGGTGACCCTGCGACACTTCCCTCATGAGCAAGTGGAGTCGGGCTACGACTATGGCGACCCGTGCAGCGGGTGGCTCATGAGGCTAACGAGAGACCTGGGCTCCGCCGGCCTCATAGCTGTTCGAGCGCTTCTTCCAGCTCCAGGCGACCTACCTGCTCCTGTGGACGATCACCGAACGGGCTGCGGCGTTCGTCGCCCGACCGATGAGCGCGCGGTTGCGGCGGCTGGAGGAGCTTCCCGAGTACCACAGGCCTTCACGGCCGCCCGCGTGGTGGCCGGCCGAGCGATCACCGTCGTGCCCAACCCAGGTCGGCTGGTCGGCGAGGCTCGAACGTGCCTTCAACGACGAGCTGACGCTGGGAAAAACCATGAGAACCCACAGGTCGTGCGTGTTCCCATGCTTTGTGTGCCCTCGGTAGGGCACGGCAGGGGCACGCGAGGGGCACAGCAGGGGTGCGGGAGGGGCACAGCAGGGGTGCGGGAGGGGCAGGCCCGGGAGGCCCCGGCAGAGGGCAAAGGCGCCGGGCGGGATGCCAGCCTCGTATGGCATTCCCGGCGTCGCCTGCCCTTCGATCTGCCTGAGTTGCCCAGGCGTGCCAAGCATCACGGAGGGGCCTTGCAGGGCCGTCTCGGTGCGAGCGCAGCGGCGGGGGTGGATGACCGCCGGCCGCGGTCCGGCTGCATGGTCCATCTGGACCATTCGGCCAGCCGCCCGGCCGAATGGTCCGCCCAGCCGATGTGGGCGGGCCCTCCCGATGCCACCGTGTCCGCACAGCTTCCAAGCCGCGATGCCGCGCCTTCCAGAGCTGACGGGAAAGCAGTCAACAAGACGATGGCACCGGAGACGGTGGAGTCAGATCGGAGCCTGACATGACCCAGCCCCACCCCTTCCGCCGTGCGCTGGAGGCCGGGGACGTCGAGGCGATGGTGGCCACGCTCAGCCCGGAGGTCGTCTTTCGCGGCCCGGCGGTCCCCCGGCCCATCGTCGGACGCGCCGAGGTGAGCCGCCTGCTGGAGGCCATGGTCGCGACCTTCCAGGCCTTCACGCGGGAGTTCCGCGATGGGCCACGCACCGCGCTGGTGTTCCAGGCCCGGGTCCGCGATCGCTTGGTCCAAGGCGTGAGCCTGCTCGAAGACGACGAGCACGGCCGCATCAA
This portion of the Actinomycetes bacterium genome encodes:
- a CDS encoding nuclear transport factor 2 family protein, encoding MTQPHPFRRALEAGDVEAMVATLSPEVVFRGPAVPRPIVGRAEVSRLLEAMVATFQAFTREFRDGPRTALVFQARVRDRLVQGVSLLEDDEHGRIKKFTVMIRPLSGGTARGDAGARTARATWRWFLTPPATDRATTPTRAAAGR
- a CDS encoding NUDIX domain-containing protein produces the protein MTVSFGVPAHLSAGDPTGNGIGPRLGARVLLLDADDRLLLLRAHDPAEPDRRWWELPGGGLHPSETTAQACRRELAEETGIELELNAVGPCVWVRQTRFDFRGRQYHRREWVHLARLPEIGARARERTCHTANEKLTLLGERWWSVGELAAATGEWFLPPSLPALLPDILAGRFGDTPIELNR